A genomic region of Gemmatimonadota bacterium contains the following coding sequences:
- a CDS encoding amidohydrolase family protein — protein MNRPALLLLLAIAPMTLLAQEPRQTERLEGIREQLPGVYALTNARVVMGPGRILEDATLVIRDGVLEAIGADVTLPPDAHVRDQAGLTLYPGFIDAHSDLGLEEIRVDTARGPVHWNPQVRPFIDAAEEFLVSEDRTAEFRGQGVTVVHAVPPLGIFRGQSALVSLGEDPYRDRILRSGISQSVSFARDTDIAASYPNSSMGAIALIRQTLLDAAWYGEAQTIYERNPVGLRRPETNPALASLGTAVRGEQPLLFEVRSEEEYLRTQALFREFPQIRPWIRGSGQEYRILDVLDAGLPLILPLNFPDTPEVESPEDALDVTLSTLRHWHLAPENPGRLAAAGIEFALTLAGLDDAADFLPNLRRAVERGLPTDIAVAALTVNPARMLGIERTHGTLDVGKVANIVAVDGDLFDDEAEIRDVWVDGRRYEISTPPRVDPRGEWLVAWNGGGVPNGRLSLEGSLERLTGSFTVNGEEEDLESASIQDEEGRLRFSVPGEILAVDGLVRFSGSIEGDVVYGWSEFPDGTAPGWRAERVAGPGPDAGAPSVATASSPSGPGGGAADEAASDDEADDGSAAPPAQALLRLADIRPAMEFGRETLPEQPQSVLVRNATIWTMGPSGLMENADLLVTSGRISQVGQGLQAPTGAVVIDAAGRHVTPGLIDPHLHSGISSVNESGSNIVPEVRVGDVLTHNNIWMYRQLAGGLTLAHLKHGSANPIGGENVIVKMRWGALPDELRFVGAPRTVKFALGENPVSETRYPGTRMGVEEIIRDNFNAAREYREIWREWEAGNGEGIPPRRDLRMDALVDILEERLLISAHGYRQDEFLMLVRLAQEFDFNVLTLQHGVEAYKIAPELAEAGVAAIVWSDWSSFKIEAYDGMTYNARLLTEAGVLTSLHSDDSQVSSRMNWEAGKMVRAGMTEEDALALVTINPARILRIDDRVGSLEVGKDADFVIWSGNPLSQFTRAEQTWVDGRRYFDLTEDRELRRQVEWERAQLIQLALDND, from the coding sequence ATGAACCGCCCCGCACTCCTCCTGCTCCTCGCGATCGCTCCGATGACCCTTCTGGCCCAGGAGCCTCGCCAGACCGAACGGCTCGAAGGCATACGCGAGCAACTTCCCGGTGTTTACGCGCTCACCAATGCCCGAGTGGTCATGGGCCCAGGGCGGATCTTGGAGGATGCCACCCTCGTGATCCGAGACGGCGTGCTCGAAGCCATCGGGGCCGACGTGACGCTCCCGCCGGACGCTCACGTGCGCGACCAGGCGGGGCTCACTCTCTATCCGGGGTTCATTGACGCGCACTCAGACCTGGGACTCGAGGAAATCCGGGTGGATACGGCTCGGGGTCCGGTGCACTGGAATCCGCAGGTGCGCCCCTTCATTGACGCGGCCGAGGAGTTCCTCGTCAGCGAGGATCGGACGGCGGAATTCCGGGGCCAGGGCGTCACCGTGGTTCACGCGGTGCCTCCGCTCGGCATCTTCCGCGGGCAGTCAGCGCTCGTGAGCCTCGGGGAGGACCCGTACCGGGACCGGATCCTCCGGTCGGGCATCAGTCAGTCGGTCTCCTTCGCGCGGGACACCGACATCGCCGCCAGCTATCCCAATTCCTCCATGGGCGCCATCGCCCTGATTCGACAGACACTCCTGGACGCTGCCTGGTACGGCGAGGCCCAGACGATCTACGAGCGGAATCCGGTGGGGCTCCGCCGCCCGGAGACGAATCCGGCCCTGGCATCACTGGGCACCGCCGTCCGGGGCGAGCAACCGCTCCTCTTCGAAGTCCGGTCCGAGGAGGAATACCTGCGGACCCAGGCCCTCTTTCGCGAGTTCCCTCAGATCCGACCCTGGATCCGCGGAAGCGGACAGGAATATCGAATCCTGGATGTCCTCGATGCCGGTCTCCCGCTGATCCTCCCGCTGAACTTTCCGGACACGCCCGAGGTCGAGAGCCCGGAGGACGCGCTCGATGTGACGCTCTCGACCCTTCGCCACTGGCACCTCGCCCCCGAGAATCCAGGACGCCTGGCCGCGGCGGGGATCGAGTTCGCACTCACGTTGGCCGGCCTGGACGATGCGGCCGACTTCTTGCCGAACCTCCGCCGAGCCGTCGAACGCGGACTCCCGACGGATATCGCCGTCGCGGCGCTCACGGTAAACCCGGCCCGCATGCTCGGCATCGAACGGACACACGGGACCCTCGACGTGGGAAAAGTGGCGAACATCGTGGCCGTGGACGGCGACCTGTTCGACGACGAAGCCGAGATCCGGGACGTGTGGGTTGACGGCCGCCGATACGAGATCTCCACGCCCCCGCGTGTGGATCCTCGGGGAGAGTGGCTGGTCGCCTGGAACGGCGGCGGCGTTCCTAATGGACGTTTGAGCCTCGAGGGGTCCCTCGAGCGACTCACGGGGAGTTTCACCGTGAACGGGGAGGAAGAAGACCTTGAGTCGGCCAGCATACAGGACGAGGAAGGGCGGCTCCGCTTCAGCGTACCGGGCGAGATCCTCGCGGTGGACGGGCTCGTTCGCTTCTCCGGATCCATCGAAGGCGACGTCGTTTATGGCTGGAGCGAGTTTCCCGATGGCACGGCGCCGGGCTGGCGCGCCGAGCGGGTCGCGGGGCCCGGTCCGGACGCCGGGGCACCGTCCGTTGCGACGGCCTCCAGTCCCTCCGGGCCCGGTGGAGGAGCGGCGGACGAGGCGGCGAGTGACGATGAAGCCGATGACGGGAGCGCGGCGCCCCCGGCGCAGGCCCTTCTCCGCCTCGCCGACATCCGTCCAGCAATGGAGTTCGGGCGGGAGACCCTTCCCGAGCAGCCCCAGAGCGTGCTCGTCCGGAACGCGACGATCTGGACCATGGGCCCGAGCGGACTCATGGAGAACGCGGATCTCCTCGTTACGAGCGGACGCATCTCGCAGGTAGGTCAGGGCCTCCAGGCCCCGACCGGTGCGGTGGTCATTGACGCCGCGGGGCGGCACGTCACCCCCGGGCTCATCGATCCCCACCTCCATTCCGGGATCTCGTCGGTGAATGAGTCCGGGTCGAACATCGTTCCGGAGGTCCGCGTCGGAGACGTGCTCACCCACAACAACATCTGGATGTACCGGCAACTCGCGGGTGGACTCACACTGGCGCACCTGAAACACGGCTCGGCCAATCCCATCGGCGGAGAGAACGTCATCGTGAAGATGCGGTGGGGCGCCCTTCCCGATGAGCTGCGGTTCGTCGGCGCGCCCCGCACGGTGAAGTTCGCGTTGGGCGAAAACCCCGTATCTGAAACGCGGTATCCCGGCACCCGAATGGGCGTGGAAGAGATCATCCGAGACAACTTCAATGCCGCCCGCGAGTATCGCGAAATCTGGCGGGAGTGGGAGGCCGGAAACGGCGAGGGCATTCCCCCGCGCCGGGACCTCCGGATGGATGCGCTGGTGGACATTCTCGAGGAGCGGCTGCTCATCTCCGCGCACGGTTACCGCCAAGACGAATTCCTGATGCTCGTGCGCCTGGCCCAGGAGTTCGACTTCAACGTCCTGACGCTCCAACATGGCGTGGAGGCCTACAAGATCGCGCCCGAGCTGGCTGAGGCGGGGGTGGCGGCCATCGTGTGGAGCGACTGGTCGTCGTTCAAGATCGAGGCGTACGACGGGATGACCTACAACGCTCGCCTGCTGACCGAGGCCGGGGTGCTCACTTCCCTGCATTCGGACGACTCCCAGGTCTCGAGCCGTATGAACTGGGAAGCCGGAAAGATGGTCCGAGCCGGGATGACCGAGGAGGATGCCCTCGCGCTGGTCACGATCAACCCTGCGCGCATCCTCCGCATTGACGACCGGGTAGGCTCACTCGAAGTCGGGAAGGACGCGGACTTCGTGATCTGGAGCGGGAATCCGCTCTCTCAGTTCACACGGGCCGAACAAACGTGGGTGGATGGGCGGCGCTACTTCGATCTCACCGAGGACCGGGAGCTTCGCCGTCAGGTCGAGTGGGAGCGCGCGCAGCTCATCCAGCTTGCCCTCGACAACGACTGA
- a CDS encoding glycosyltransferase family A protein, producing MSTERKIVGISLLRNEEYFAFWSIANAVDFCDEFLVVDNQSDDRTGEKLEALRALHPRITIHKSEDPNTSHRYIQDYAGEDVWIFGVDGDEIYDPEGLARLRLRILSGEFDAHWCLAGYMLHAVRMDLEAGQASGYISPHTPRGTKLYNFGLLESWVQPDRERLHGHSMKFRPGHSKKDVFDLFAEAPWEACDMRCVHLCFFPRSSADTVAPVHRKNPFELRARGVRKLHNYVKSFLATPFSSEAGYKTRRYRRGEIVTRDITAFGQPDRWAPFDPQANEAERVLSIPRG from the coding sequence TTGAGCACAGAGCGAAAAATCGTCGGGATCTCGCTTCTGAGAAATGAGGAGTACTTCGCGTTCTGGTCCATTGCGAACGCGGTGGACTTCTGCGACGAGTTCCTGGTGGTGGACAATCAGTCGGACGACCGGACGGGAGAGAAGCTGGAGGCGCTCCGAGCCCTCCACCCCCGGATCACGATCCACAAGTCCGAGGACCCGAATACGAGTCACCGGTACATCCAAGACTACGCGGGGGAGGACGTCTGGATCTTCGGGGTCGACGGAGACGAGATTTACGATCCCGAAGGGCTGGCCCGGCTGCGTCTTCGCATCCTGTCCGGTGAGTTCGATGCCCACTGGTGCCTGGCCGGATATATGCTCCATGCGGTGCGCATGGACCTCGAGGCCGGCCAGGCCTCCGGATACATCAGTCCCCACACGCCCCGGGGAACGAAGCTCTACAACTTCGGCCTCCTCGAGTCCTGGGTGCAGCCGGACCGGGAGCGGCTCCACGGACACTCGATGAAGTTCCGGCCGGGCCACTCGAAGAAGGACGTCTTCGACCTCTTCGCGGAGGCCCCGTGGGAGGCGTGCGACATGCGGTGCGTCCATCTCTGCTTCTTTCCCCGCAGCTCGGCGGACACCGTAGCTCCAGTCCACCGCAAGAATCCGTTCGAGTTGAGGGCCCGGGGGGTGCGGAAGCTTCACAACTATGTGAAAAGCTTCCTCGCGACCCCCTTCTCCAGTGAGGCCGGGTACAAGACGCGCCGGTACCGCCGGGGAGAGATCGTGACCCGAGACATTACGGCCTTCGGGCAACCGGATCGGTGGGCCCCCTTCGACCCCCAGGCGAACGAGGCCGAACGCGTCCTCTCGATCCCGAGGGGCTGA
- a CDS encoding DUF5615 family PIN-like protein has product MKLLFDENLSPRLVGSLSDMFPGSVHVRDVGLARAADAALWDYARDHDLTIVSKDSDFHQVSFLRGPPPKVVWIRRGNCSTKAIEAPLWSRRAEILEFEAEEDASFLALS; this is encoded by the coding sequence GTGAAGCTTCTCTTCGATGAGAACCTCTCTCCGCGTCTCGTCGGAAGCCTATCGGACATGTTTCCAGGATCGGTCCACGTACGGGACGTCGGACTCGCGCGAGCAGCCGACGCCGCGCTCTGGGATTACGCCCGGGATCACGACCTCACCATCGTCTCCAAGGACTCGGACTTCCACCAGGTGAGCTTCCTGCGCGGCCCGCCGCCCAAGGTCGTTTGGATTCGCAGGGGAAATTGCTCCACCAAGGCGATCGAGGCACCGCTGTGGTCGCGAAGAGCAGAGATTCTGGAGTTCGAGGCCGAGGAGGACGCCTCTTTCCTGGCGCTGTCGTAG
- a CDS encoding DUF433 domain-containing protein, with protein sequence MAGHRALPVGWGWPSAPHLLRRPPAVGSPRPSRLYDILEYLASGMTEDQILADFPDLEPEDIRAALAFAA encoded by the coding sequence ATGGCAGGGCACAGGGCACTCCCGGTGGGTTGGGGATGGCCGTCCGCGCCCCACCTCCTTCGCCGACCGCCCGCCGTTGGGTCTCCTCGGCCGTCGCGCCTGTACGATATCCTGGAGTACCTCGCTTCCGGGATGACCGAGGATCAGATCCTGGCCGATTTCCCGGATCTGGAGCCCGAAGACATTCGGGCGGCCCTCGCCTTCGCCGCCTAG
- a CDS encoding ATP-binding protein encodes MISRRLSAPVRRRLSEFPAVAILGPRQVGKTTLARSLSLELGDAAVPDYLDLERPADLAKLEDAAGYLESRADRLVILDEVQRAPGLFRTLRGVIDERRLSGRSSGHFLLLGSASIDLLKQSGESLAGRIAYLELGPFDVLEVDPGREAELWVRGGFPPSFLASSDEASVAWRGSFIATYLERDIPQLGPRIPAETLRRFWTMLAHRQGAPLNAAELARGLAVDGKTVARYLDLLVDLLLVRRLEPLHANVGKRLVKSPKTYVRDSGMVHALLRLDSLDDLLGHPIVGGSWEGHVVETLLRLAPQRTLPSFYRTSAGAEIDLVLDLPGHRRWAVEIKRGSAPRVERGFRNALDDLKPDRAFLVHSGDERYPKGGGVETIGLREMAEELAATSI; translated from the coding sequence ATGATCAGCCGCCGACTCTCTGCCCCGGTGCGACGCCGTCTCTCGGAGTTCCCCGCCGTGGCGATCCTCGGTCCCCGCCAGGTGGGGAAGACCACCCTCGCCCGCTCGCTGAGCCTCGAGCTCGGTGACGCGGCGGTGCCGGATTACCTCGACCTCGAGAGGCCTGCGGATCTCGCCAAGCTGGAGGACGCCGCCGGGTATCTGGAGTCTCGCGCGGACCGGCTGGTCATCCTCGATGAGGTTCAACGGGCGCCGGGGCTGTTTCGCACGCTCCGGGGGGTCATCGACGAGCGGAGACTCTCCGGGAGATCCAGCGGGCACTTTCTACTGCTGGGTTCGGCGTCGATCGATCTGCTCAAACAATCCGGCGAGAGCCTCGCCGGACGCATCGCGTACCTTGAGCTCGGACCGTTCGACGTCCTGGAGGTCGACCCTGGCCGGGAGGCTGAGCTCTGGGTCAGGGGTGGCTTCCCCCCCAGCTTTCTGGCGAGCTCGGACGAGGCCAGCGTGGCGTGGAGGGGGAGCTTCATCGCGACCTATCTGGAGCGCGATATCCCGCAGCTCGGTCCGCGGATACCGGCGGAGACGCTTCGCCGCTTCTGGACCATGCTCGCTCATCGTCAGGGAGCGCCGCTGAACGCGGCCGAGCTCGCGCGGGGCTTGGCGGTCGACGGGAAAACCGTAGCGCGTTACCTCGATCTCCTGGTGGACCTCCTGCTCGTGCGGCGGCTGGAGCCGCTACATGCCAACGTTGGAAAGCGGCTCGTCAAGTCTCCGAAGACGTACGTCCGTGACAGCGGCATGGTGCATGCCCTTCTCAGGCTCGATTCCCTCGACGATCTCCTCGGTCATCCGATCGTGGGGGGAAGCTGGGAGGGCCATGTCGTCGAAACGCTCCTTCGCCTGGCGCCTCAACGGACCCTCCCGAGCTTCTATCGTACCTCGGCCGGCGCCGAGATCGACCTGGTGTTGGACCTGCCCGGCCATCGCCGGTGGGCCGTGGAGATCAAGCGTGGCTCGGCGCCGCGGGTGGAACGGGGGTTCCGCAACGCCCTCGACGATCTGAAGCCCGATCGCGCGTTCTTGGTCCACTCCGGTGACGAGCGGTATCCGAAAGGTGGAGGAGTCGAGACGATCGGTTTGCGTGAAATGGCGGAAGAGTTGGCGGCCACCTCCATCTGA
- a CDS encoding transposase zinc-binding domain-containing protein gives MAGHTAVPVGWEMVAHVPPPSPTTRRWAPSSVTPEYQPVGGVYRPRRPTATPLYPVVQYHLETFLAFAAEADPMGWGVPAWVEEDFRRYLTCGVLAHGFARVRCGDCGQERLLAFSCKGVGCARRATAGGWPRSRPT, from the coding sequence ATGGCAGGGCACACGGCTGTCCCAGTGGGTTGGGAGATGGTCGCCCACGTCCCACCTCCTTCGCCGACCACCCGCCGGTGGGCTCCCTCCTCCGTCACGCCGGAGTATCAACCCGTCGGAGGCGTCTACCGCCCGAGACGCCCGACCGCTACGCCGCTCTACCCCGTGGTCCAGTATCACCTGGAAACATTCCTCGCGTTCGCCGCGGAGGCGGATCCGATGGGGTGGGGCGTGCCCGCCTGGGTCGAGGAGGATTTCCGTCGCTACCTCACGTGCGGGGTTCTGGCCCACGGGTTCGCCCGCGTGCGGTGCGGCGACTGCGGCCAGGAACGGCTTCTTGCGTTCTCCTGCAAGGGCGTGGGGTGTGCCCGTCGTGCAACGGCCGGCGGATGGCCGAGGTCGCGGCCCACCTGA
- a CDS encoding BTAD domain-containing putative transcriptional regulator encodes MVRIQLLGGACLRDGTTVLTGPPAQRHRIALLALLAGAWPLPLARARVLALLWPEKDETAARRLLNLSIHVLRRALGKQAIVSLGDGLLLGTEELSCDVLDLRAAVAGDDLDRVARLHAAPLLDGFSLPDAVDFGHWLDDTRRDLQRLHRRAVLAQLERSERAGDLHGAVAACRQLVALDPYSGDDARRLMRALEQAGDRTSAIRQAVEHTQRRRADLEIGPDPAVAALADELREGVAAAVEPPSIAVLPLRTVGAEPDAHALGDGITEEVIALLAKRRDLRVIARGTVAALRAREAAPREVGRVLSVRYVLDGSLRIASGRVRVVATLIDAETERPVWAETYERVHADVLALQSDVALRLAEAVHAEVVTGAHASGDVPAPDSLAHRLVLQGRQHLAGNTVAALSRAREAFTRAVSHAPRYLEAQVQRAFACLELATEGDPDFVTRFAEAREAADHALALDARHPEALAVDAAVRMMADFDWSGAEAGLRRALERAPDHPLVHDILARLLWAMGRYDEAFPVARRAQTLGATPHGVDLVTLLLSANRYGDALAEARLASEVDPYAPRTHAALAWALFLCRQYDAGARTMAEAFARSDGHLRWRGELGQMLGMMGRWTDARALIADLEATPGVSPCHLVHPYQGLGEADAALDLLERAVAERCGPAYAIRGSFIYAPLRGQPRFTAVVKAMGLGG; translated from the coding sequence ATGGTTCGCATCCAGCTCCTCGGCGGCGCCTGCCTGCGCGACGGCACCACTGTCCTGACCGGCCCGCCTGCCCAACGGCACCGCATCGCTCTCCTCGCCCTCCTCGCCGGGGCCTGGCCGCTGCCCCTCGCGCGCGCGCGAGTGCTGGCCCTCCTCTGGCCCGAGAAGGACGAGACCGCCGCCCGCCGCCTCCTCAACCTCAGCATCCACGTCCTCCGCCGCGCTCTCGGCAAGCAGGCCATCGTCTCTCTCGGCGATGGCCTCCTCCTGGGTACCGAGGAGCTCTCCTGCGACGTGCTCGATCTCCGCGCCGCCGTCGCAGGCGACGACCTCGATCGCGTCGCCCGGTTGCACGCGGCCCCGTTGCTCGACGGCTTTTCGCTGCCGGACGCGGTGGACTTCGGCCACTGGCTTGACGACACGCGCCGCGACCTACAACGGCTGCATCGGCGTGCAGTCCTGGCACAACTCGAACGTTCTGAGCGCGCGGGCGATCTTCACGGCGCCGTGGCCGCGTGTCGGCAGCTCGTGGCGCTTGATCCCTACTCGGGTGACGACGCGCGCCGGTTGATGCGCGCGCTCGAGCAGGCCGGCGACCGAACCTCCGCGATCCGTCAGGCGGTCGAGCACACGCAGCGTCGCCGCGCGGATCTCGAAATCGGCCCCGACCCCGCCGTGGCGGCACTCGCCGACGAACTCCGCGAGGGCGTCGCCGCCGCGGTCGAGCCCCCGTCCATCGCGGTGCTGCCCCTGCGCACCGTCGGCGCCGAGCCTGATGCGCATGCGCTCGGCGACGGCATCACCGAAGAGGTCATCGCGTTGCTCGCCAAGCGACGTGATCTCCGTGTCATCGCGCGCGGCACGGTGGCAGCACTCCGCGCGCGCGAGGCGGCGCCGCGCGAGGTGGGTCGCGTGTTGTCGGTGCGCTACGTCCTGGATGGCTCCTTGCGCATCGCGTCCGGACGGGTGCGTGTGGTCGCGACGCTGATCGATGCCGAGACGGAGCGACCAGTCTGGGCAGAAACGTACGAGCGAGTGCATGCAGACGTCCTCGCACTCCAGTCCGACGTGGCGCTCCGGCTCGCGGAGGCGGTGCACGCCGAGGTGGTGACGGGGGCCCACGCATCGGGAGACGTTCCAGCACCGGACTCGCTGGCGCATCGTCTGGTGCTGCAGGGAAGGCAACACCTCGCCGGCAACACCGTCGCTGCCTTGTCACGCGCGCGCGAGGCCTTTACCCGTGCGGTGTCGCACGCACCAAGGTATCTCGAGGCGCAGGTGCAGCGGGCGTTTGCCTGCCTTGAACTCGCGACCGAGGGCGACCCGGATTTCGTCACGCGCTTCGCGGAAGCGCGCGAGGCGGCCGATCATGCGTTGGCACTCGACGCACGACACCCTGAGGCACTCGCCGTCGATGCGGCGGTGCGGATGATGGCGGACTTCGATTGGTCTGGTGCGGAGGCCGGCTTGCGTCGGGCCCTCGAGCGCGCGCCGGACCACCCATTGGTGCATGACATCCTCGCCCGCCTGCTCTGGGCGATGGGACGCTACGACGAGGCGTTCCCCGTGGCGCGCCGCGCGCAGACACTTGGCGCGACGCCGCATGGGGTGGATCTCGTCACGCTGTTGCTCAGTGCGAACCGCTACGGCGACGCGTTGGCGGAAGCGCGGCTCGCGAGTGAGGTGGATCCGTATGCTCCACGCACCCACGCTGCGCTTGCCTGGGCCCTCTTCCTCTGTCGGCAGTACGATGCGGGCGCACGGACCATGGCAGAGGCGTTCGCGCGATCGGATGGTCACCTCCGCTGGCGCGGCGAACTGGGCCAGATGCTCGGCATGATGGGGCGGTGGACCGACGCGCGTGCGTTGATTGCTGACCTCGAAGCGACGCCGGGTGTCTCACCTTGCCATCTCGTACACCCGTACCAAGGGCTTGGTGAGGCGGATGCGGCACTCGACCTGCTCGAGCGGGCGGTGGCCGAGCGTTGCGGCCCGGCCTACGCGATCCGCGGGTCGTTCATCTACGCCCCGCTGCGTGGCCAGCCGCGCTTTACGGCAGTGGTCAAAGCGATGGGATTGGGGGGGTAG
- a CDS encoding DUF4242 domain-containing protein yields the protein MPRYLIEREIPNAGALSREELQAIAQKSKSVLEELGPTIQWVQSYVTDDKITCVYIAPNADLIREHARRGCFPADRVLEVAAIIDPTTAE from the coding sequence ATGCCACGCTACCTGATCGAGCGGGAAATTCCGAACGCCGGCGCCCTGAGCCGGGAGGAACTACAGGCGATTGCCCAGAAGTCGAAGAGCGTGCTCGAGGAACTCGGGCCAACCATCCAGTGGGTGCAGAGCTACGTGACGGACGACAAGATCACCTGCGTCTACATCGCGCCCAATGCGGACCTGATTCGCGAGCACGCCCGCCGCGGGTGCTTCCCGGCAGATCGGGTCCTGGAAGTGGCGGCGATCATCGATCCGACGACCGCCGAGTAG
- a CDS encoding penicillin acylase family protein encodes MLSSLLLFAALQLPTPDYPSRVEIRRTAHGVPHILAEDMAAMGYGLAWAQLEDHGAMVVLNLVRGRGELSKIFGADSLESDFTHKETHALAVARAVSFARSTSRLVRRTRRMLRRSSH; translated from the coding sequence ATGCTCTCATCGCTCCTGCTCTTCGCCGCCCTTCAGCTCCCCACCCCCGACTACCCGTCGCGCGTGGAGATCCGTCGCACCGCCCACGGGGTGCCGCACATCCTCGCCGAAGACATGGCGGCGATGGGCTACGGCCTCGCGTGGGCCCAGCTCGAGGATCACGGGGCGATGGTGGTGCTCAATCTGGTCCGCGGGCGAGGTGAACTTTCCAAGATTTTCGGGGCCGACTCACTCGAAAGCGACTTCACCCACAAGGAGACCCACGCACTCGCGGTGGCTCGGGCGGTGTCATTCGCCAGGAGCACATCGCGATTGGTGCGCCGCACGCGCCGGATGCTCCGACGATCATCCCACTGA
- a CDS encoding helix-turn-helix domain-containing protein: MRRALEATRGHKARAAELLGVSRPRLNRLIDKYGLE, encoded by the coding sequence GTGAGACGTGCGCTCGAGGCCACGCGTGGCCATAAGGCGCGCGCGGCGGAGTTGCTCGGCGTGTCCCGTCCGCGGCTCAATCGCCTCATCGACAAGTACGGGCTCGAATGA
- a CDS encoding HAMP domain-containing sensor histidine kinase, whose product MPSLVQVDTTLRRPDGADLQIVQRETDRSILPSGVPGSVGPGRFTLGGADWLAVRRDLADPEIALILAAPLAGYVQPFERTARVGLVALLLVALFALTLSAVLTTRLTASLERLAVAADAVARGELDHRVDDRGSTEVARVAGAFNTMTESLRKTLGELSQRQALAAVGEYAAALSHEVRNGLTAIRVDLQRAEEAVPDGPKGGTLVARALANVRRLDGIISRSLRRSPGGDDPPRRVDLRQVVRSAGRAAESVFSERDAVLDIGEESRDPIWTRGDPLALEQLFLNLVVNAGQTLSPGGRAIVSVGTEGREAQVIVTNAGTIPPEQLAHVLDPFFSTKAEGTGMGLPIARSIAASHGGSLRIESTPAKGTRVEVRLPLSASD is encoded by the coding sequence GTGCCATCCCTGGTTCAGGTCGACACGACGCTGAGGCGGCCGGATGGCGCCGACCTGCAGATCGTCCAGCGCGAAACGGATCGATCGATCCTCCCCTCCGGCGTCCCCGGGTCGGTCGGCCCCGGTCGATTCACTTTGGGCGGCGCGGACTGGCTCGCCGTCCGGCGCGACCTCGCCGATCCCGAGATCGCGCTCATCCTCGCGGCGCCGCTGGCCGGGTACGTGCAGCCCTTCGAGCGAACCGCCCGCGTGGGTCTCGTCGCCCTCCTCCTCGTCGCGCTGTTCGCGCTCACGCTGAGCGCGGTTCTGACCACGCGATTGACGGCCTCCCTCGAGCGACTCGCGGTGGCCGCGGACGCGGTGGCGCGGGGTGAGCTCGATCATCGAGTCGACGACCGCGGGTCCACGGAAGTCGCGCGCGTCGCGGGTGCCTTCAACACCATGACGGAGAGCCTTCGGAAGACTCTCGGCGAACTGTCCCAGCGTCAGGCGCTGGCGGCTGTCGGAGAATACGCCGCCGCGCTCTCCCACGAAGTCCGGAACGGCCTCACCGCCATTCGCGTCGATCTCCAGCGCGCGGAAGAAGCCGTGCCCGATGGACCGAAGGGCGGGACCCTCGTGGCCCGCGCGCTAGCAAATGTACGACGCCTGGACGGAATCATTTCGCGGTCGCTGCGCAGATCACCGGGCGGGGATGACCCACCACGGCGGGTGGATCTACGGCAAGTGGTGAGGAGCGCTGGACGAGCGGCGGAGAGCGTATTCAGTGAACGGGACGCCGTCCTCGACATCGGGGAGGAGTCCCGAGACCCCATCTGGACACGGGGAGATCCCCTCGCTCTCGAGCAGCTCTTCCTCAATCTGGTCGTGAACGCGGGGCAGACGCTTTCTCCCGGTGGCCGGGCGATCGTCTCGGTCGGGACCGAAGGACGGGAGGCGCAAGTCATCGTGACCAACGCGGGCACGATCCCGCCCGAACAGCTCGCCCATGTACTCGACCCGTTCTTTTCGACCAAGGCAGAGGGGACCGGTATGGGACTCCCGATTGCCCGTTCCATTGCGGCTTCCCACGGCGGCTCTCTCCGCATCGAGAGCACGCCGGCCAAAGGAACACGGGTCGAGGTGCGATTGCCGCTGTCCGCGAGCGACTGA